In one window of Pristiophorus japonicus isolate sPriJap1 chromosome 9, sPriJap1.hap1, whole genome shotgun sequence DNA:
- the LOC139273431 gene encoding histone H4 type VIII-like, whose protein sequence is MMSGRGKGGKGLGKGGAKCHRKVLSDNIQGITKPAICHLDRCGGVKWISGLIYEETRGVLKVFLENVIRDVVTYTEHTKRKMVTAMDMVYALKRQSRTLYGFGG, encoded by the coding sequence ATGATGTCTGgccgaggtaaaggaggcaaaggacttgGTAAAGGCGGAGCCAAATGCCACCGTAAAGTGCTCAGTGATAACATCCAGGGTATCACCAAACCTGCCATCTGCCACCTGGATCGCTGTGGCGGTGTCAagtggatctcgggcctgatctacgaggagacccgcggggtgctgaaggttttcctggagaatgtgatcagggatgtgGTCACCTACACTGAACACACCAAACGCAAAATGGTCACAGCCATGGATATGGTGTACGCTCTGAAGCGGCagagccgcactctctatggattcggcggctga